AGAGGCTCAGTATAATATCCTCTTTCCCATTGCCGCAGCCATACTGGATGGTGAAGTTGGACCGAGCCAGAACCTGCCTCCCAGACTTTTTGCTCTAGATATTCGACAGATGATGGATAAAATCACCATCATCGCCCAGGAACGGTTCCAAAGGGTATTTCCCGAAAAAGCGGAATCTGAAGTGGAAATCAAAACCAAATCCGGCCAAATATATAATTCAGGGACGATGTCGGCAAGATGGGATACTCATACAGTTTTGCCGACGAATGAAGAACTTGAAGAGAAATTTGTCTGGCTCACAGCGCCGGTGCTGGGCCCTGATAAAGCAGAAAAATTAAAAGGGATTATCCGGCAATTTGATCAAGTGAATTCTCTGGATACTTTTTTTAATCTTTGCGTAAGGTAATATTATTAAACGTTTCAGTGTGGTAGAAAAAAAATTCAGTACTCAAAACGATAATCTGACAGTTGGAATTGCCAATATAAACTCAGAGGCCGGCAATCTTCAGGCAAACCAGGCCGCAGTTGTTTCAGCCCTGGATCAGTTTTTGTCGGAAAAAGTGAACATTGCGATTTTTCCTGAATTTTGTCTTTCCGGCTATTTCTTTGAGCCAGAAGGAGATTGTCAAACGTTTATGGAGAATGCCACTTTTGAAAAGTTGAGCTCCTGGCTAAATGATCTTACAGCACGATATATTAACGACACACTCCAGGTTATTGTGTTGAACGGACTTGAAAAAGTATCAACAGAGCAAGGCTATTTTTACGATACCACCCTGCTATTAGATAAAAACGGATATTCCCTGTCCCCCGAAAAAACATACAAAAAAACCTTCTTACCCAGCTTTGAAAAAAAATTCTGCCGTTCAGGAATCAATGACACCCTTGTAATGGAAACACTTTGGGGCAAATTTGGCGTACTAACGTGCTATGATGTCTGTTTTGCTCCCCTGATTAATGATTTAGTCTATAACCATCAAATAGACGGCTTGATCGTTACTGCAGCCTGGCGAAAGCAGGGAGAGCGTATGTACCCAGAATTGGGGATAAAGGATTCTACCTATCACCAAACCCAGTGGGAAACCATTCTGCCTGCCTTAGCTGGACAAAATCAAATTTGGCTAATGGCCGCCAATAGTGTGGGACCACACAGTATAAAAGGTCTGGATTATTGCGGCCGATCGGGAACCTGGGCCCCTTCAGGAATCAATATGATTATGGGATCAGACTCCGAAGAGCAGCTACTTATTCTTCACAATATTGACATCCAAGGAACTCTTTCCAATGAAAGGGAACCCTTTGGAGTATTAAGAGACTATTCCGAGCTTGCCTGCAATAGGGGAAAATAAATTCGGCTGCAGCCTAATATGTGATTACCTGTCTCAATTTTCTCACTACAAACACCCGAGTTCGACAATCATAGGCACATTTTCACCCCAAAAACTTGCTAACCCGCATTTCTCATGAACATTGTGTCAATTTTGAGAATAGCTGTAGAACACAAACAATGAGACAATTATCAGTGATTGAGAAAAAATTTACACAATGTTCACCCAAGGTCAGTCCAGGCGACGCCATCTTCTACAGTATTTTGGCAGTAAATATAGATCACTATAATTCACGTAAGCGGTTAACAGACTGATCTTGCCACAAAAAAGTGGAGTCACGGTTAAGCCGCTTTTCTATCGTCCCACCACTCCAACTCATATTGAGCAGGAGCTTTATATCCGTTTGTAGAATGTTTCCTTTGTCGGTTGTAGTAGACCTCGATGTAATGGAATATGGTCTGCTCAGCCTCAGCCACATTGTGGAATGTGCAGTGATGAATCATTTGGGTTTTAATAGTATGGAAAAACGATTCAGCTACTGCGTTGTCCCAGCAGTTTCCCTTTCTGCTCATGCTTTGAACAAATCCTCGTTTCTGCAGCAATGCTCTGAAATCGCTACTTGCATATTGAACTCCACGATCACTATGAACCATTAATCCCTGGCCAGGGTGTCTCCTCAATATGGCCTTGTTTAGCGCCCTAATTGCAGAATGTCTTTCAAGGGAATCGCTGAGATCCCAACCCACAACTATTCGAGAAAACAGGTCTA
The DNA window shown above is from Desulfomarina profundi and carries:
- a CDS encoding MmgE/PrpD family protein; this encodes MMKCIDVPSMGKDSIGWGCMVAIMSVLLAQKGFTGIQPIFDDTPVPDWITSLGKKWEILNLYFKPYSACRWAHPGVDGALKIIQKNALSPCDIDSIKVFTFKESAALSQKYPENTEEAQYNILFPIAAAILDGEVGPSQNLPPRLFALDIRQMMDKITIIAQERFQRVFPEKAESEVEIKTKSGQIYNSGTMSARWDTHTVLPTNEELEEKFVWLTAPVLGPDKAEKLKGIIRQFDQVNSLDTFFNLCVR
- a CDS encoding carbon-nitrogen hydrolase family protein — encoded protein: MVEKKFSTQNDNLTVGIANINSEAGNLQANQAAVVSALDQFLSEKVNIAIFPEFCLSGYFFEPEGDCQTFMENATFEKLSSWLNDLTARYINDTLQVIVLNGLEKVSTEQGYFYDTTLLLDKNGYSLSPEKTYKKTFLPSFEKKFCRSGINDTLVMETLWGKFGVLTCYDVCFAPLINDLVYNHQIDGLIVTAAWRKQGERMYPELGIKDSTYHQTQWETILPALAGQNQIWLMAANSVGPHSIKGLDYCGRSGTWAPSGINMIMGSDSEEQLLILHNIDIQGTLSNEREPFGVLRDYSELACNRGK